TCCCGAACGCGTAGCGGTAGATCGTCTCGGCCGCGAGGTTCCGCTCCTCGGTCGACCACGAGAGCATCTCGTCGAAGCGCACCCCGTCGGACAGCTCGCTCGTCAGCACCCGGCCTGTGCTCAGCTCCGGCAGCACGTCGGGGACGTGGATCGTCGGGTGCCCGCGGTAGTGGTCGGCGAAGCGTTGCTGGTGCGCGGCCTCCATGCGGTAGTCGAGCTCCTCCTCGATGCGCTCCCGCAGCTCACGGACGATCGGCTCGGGATCGAGGCCCGGGTAGAGCAGCGTCATCGCGCCGAAGACGGCGTCGGCGTTGGCGAGGTCGTTGCGGATCGCGTCGTCGACGCCCGGGTACTGGACCTTCACCGCCACCGGCCGGCCGTCCCGGGTGATGGCGCGGTGCACCTGGCCGATCGACGCTGCGGCGATCGGCGTCGGATCCCACTCGGCGAACAGCTCCGCCGGACCGGCCCCGAGCTCCGCCCGCAGGGCCGACTCGACCAGCTCCTCGCTCATCGGCGGCGCGTCGGCCTGGAGCTGGGCGAGCGCTGTCCGGACGTGCTCGGGCAGCCCCTGGTCGAGGTAGCTGGCGATCTGGCCGACCTTCATCAGGGCGCCCTTCAGGTTCCCCAGGGTGGCCACGACCTGCTCGGCGGTCCGGAGCTCGAAGCTGCGGTCGAGCTCCTCGCGGCGCTCGGCCGCGGCGAACACCCGGCGAGCGCGGTGGGCCGCGTAGCCGGCGGCGGTCGTGCCGCCGACCCGGGCGAGCGAGGCGTTGCGCGCCAGTCGCGTGCGACGGTGGACCGCGGCGTCGCGGGACCGCACGCGCCACACGGCGACCGCCGCGACCAGTGCCGCGACGACCGCTGCCGGCCCGAGAGCTGCTCGACGTCGACCCACGTCGAGGGTCTAGCGGGCGCTGCGGGCGTTTCGCACGGCGGGACCTCGGGGGCCAGAATCCTCGACGTGAAGATCGAGAAGCTGAACGAGACCAACGCGTTCGTCGCCATCGACCTCGAGGGTGCGCCGTGCTCCACCGGCGTCGTTCGGGCTGCGGGGAAGGTGCTCCAGGGCGGCGCCAAGGCCATGGCGCGCACGACGACCTACACCTTCGCCCTGCGCGAGCTGCAGGTCGGCGGCGCGTCGGCGGGCATCAGCGCCGACGACGACGCTCGCGAGGCGGCGATCGCCGCCTTCGTCGAGGAGCTCGCGCCCCGCGCCGCCAGCGGGGAGCTCGTGCTCGATGCGGGCAAGGGCGTCGACCCTGCGGCGCTCCAGCCGCTGCGCGAGGGCGATCCGCGTGCTGCGCTGCGCGACGAGGCGGTCGACGGCCATCCGCTGCCCGCCCACCTGCACGCGCTCGGCGTGGTCGTGGCCGCCGAGGCCGCGCTGGGCTCGCTCGACGGCGTCACCGCCGCCGTCGAACCGGGACCCGACGCCGAGCGGATCGGTGCGCTCCTCGAGGCGCGTGGCGCCGCCTCGGTCACGCCGGACCTGACCGCCGAGGCCGACGTGCTGCTGTGCGGCTCCCGCCAGGGCATGGTCGACGGGGCGATGGCCGCGGCGATCCGCTCGAAGGTCGTCGTGCCCACGGGGCCCCACGCCCTGTCGGCGAAGGGGCTCGCCGTGCTCAACGGCCGCGACGTCGTCGCGCTGCCCGACTTCCTGACCCTCGCCGGGCCGACCTTCGCGGGTTGGCCGGCCGACGCCGACACGCCCGACGCTGCCGTCGCCGCCGCCGAAGCGTGGGTCGCGGCCACGGTGCGCGAGGTCATGTCGCACGACGAGGGCCCGGTGCTCGGGGCGTGCTACGCGGCGGAGGCCTTCCTGTCGACGTGGCGGGACGAGCTGCCCTTCGGCCGGCCCCTGGCCTGAGGCCGGCGACAGCTCAGCGGCGGGAGCGCCGCACCAACCAGACGAGGACCGCGAGCAGGGCGACGCCGAGCAGGGGAGCCAGCTGGGCGAGCGCCGACGGGCGGACCTCCATCGACTGGATGCCGGCGGCCGGCGGGAGGTCGGCCGCCGCCACCGGCGGGGGTTCGGTCGACGGGGCGGTGGTCGCGAGCGGATCCGGCTCGGCGGGGCTCGGGTCCGGCCCGAGGAGCACGTCGATCGGCGCCGACTCCTCGTCGGGTGTGACCTTCGGCGTGGGGCGCGAACGGCGCGGGTCGTAGCTGGACATCGTCACTCCGGCGTGGCGGCCATCTGCGGTTCTGCGGCCCCGGCGAGGACGGCACGGAGCAGCGCCGCGAACTCGTCGGCTGCCTCGCCCGCCCCGGCGCGACCACCCAGCGCGTGGACCGGCAGGGACTGCGCCCCCGCCTCGGCGATGGCGGCCCGCTGCCGCACCGACGGCAGGATCAGGTCGGCGTGGTCGGACCGCAGCTGCTCGTGCCAGTAGGCGGCGTCGCGGGTCCGTCCCACGTTGTTCACCACGATGCCGGCCACGGGCAGGCCGCCCGGACGGCGGCGACCGACCCGGTCGATGGTGGTGAGCACCTGGGCCACGCCGTCGGACGCCCACGCCGACGGCGCGGTGACGACCAGCGCCCGATCGGCGGCGAAGAGGCCGTTGACGGTCAGGAGGCCGAGCGACGGCGGGCAGTCGATGAGGACCAGGTCGTGATCGGAGCCGCTCAGCGCCACGTGGAGGCGGTCCTGGGCGCCGACCGGGTCGGTGGCGAGCTGGGGTTCGCGGTTGGCGAGCGACGGTGAGCTCGGGGCCACGTCGGGCGCGGTGCCCACCGGCGCCGGCCAGCCCGAGGGCACGACGATGTCGGCGATGCTGCCCGGGCGCTCGTCGGCGAGGACGTGGTCGACCGTGTGCGCCGGGTCGAAGACGCCGAGGCCGGTGGTGGCGTTGGCCTGGGGGTCGAGGTCGACGACGAGCACACGGCGACCGGTCAGCGACGCCGCGGCCGCCAGGCCGAGCGCGACGGTGGTCTTGCCGACCCCGCCCTTCTGGTTGACCACCGCGAGCGCGAACATCCCCGTGAACGGTACCCAACGGGAGCCGCCCCGTCGGTCACAGTCGCTCGGCGAGCTCCTCGGGTGGCAGCGGCGGTGCGAACAGGAAGCCCTGGGCGGCGTCGCAGCCGATGCGCCGCAGGACGTCGCGCTGCGACTCCCGCTCGACGCCGACCGCGACGGTCGTGAAGCCCAGCTGGCGGGCGAGCCCGATCGCGGACTCGCCGATCACCTCGTCGGTGCCGTCGCTGTCGATGTCGGCGACGATCGCCCGGTCGAGCTTCACGAAGTCGATCGGGAAGCGACGGAGGCCGCCGAACGACGATCGGTCGGCACCGAAGTCGTCGAGGCCGAAGCTGACGCCGAGCTCGACGAGCCGGGACACCGCGGCGTCGACGTCGGGATCCGGGTCGAGGAAGATGCTCTCGGTCAGCTCCAGCGAGAGCCGGCCCGGGTCGAGGTCGGCGGACCGCAGGGCCTCGGCCACCCAGGTGGTGAACGCCGGCGTGGCGATCTGGACCGGGCTGACGTTCACCGACACCCGGAAGCGCCGGTTGGGTGCCAGGAGCGGCTCCCACGTCGCGATCTGCGCGGCGGTCCGCTCGAGCACGAAGCGTCCGAGCCGATCGACGATGCCGAGGTCCTCCGCGGCGTCGATCAGCCGCGCCGGGCGCACGAGCTGGTGGCCCTCGCCCTGGCCGTGGATGCGGAGAAGGGCCTCCGCCCCGACGATGACCCCGGTGTCGAGCGACACGATCGGCTGGTAGTGCAGCTCCAGCGCGTCGTCGTCGAGGGCCCGGCGGAGGGTCTGGGTGCTCTCGATCCTCCGGTCGGTGCGCTGCGACATCTCGTCGTCGAAGACCTCCGTCCGGTCGCGGCCGTGGTCCTTGCCCTCGAACACCGCGGTGTCGGCGTCGCGCAAGAGGCGTTCCGGCGGCGTGCCGGGTCCGCCGATCGCCACGCCGATGGTGGCGGTGAGCACCAGCTCGGCCCCGTGCACCGCGAGCGGTCGGGAGATCGCGAGGCGGAGCTTCTCGGCCACCTCGCGCGCCCGGGCGAGGTCGGCCACGCCGTCGAGGACGACCAGGTACTCGTCGCTGCCGATCGACGACGAGAACGCACGGCCGACGGTCTCGGCGATGCGACCGCCCACCGCCCGCAGGATCTCGTCGCCCGCCTCCTCCCCGAGGGCGTCGTTGTGGCGCTTGAAGCGGTCGAGGTCGACGAGCAGGACGGCGACGCCGGTGGCGGCGTTGCGCTCGATCGCCTCCCGGAGCTCGGCGAGGACCCTGCCGCGGTCGAGGGGCGACGCCCCGTCGGCGTCGGTGCGACGGCGGCGGTGGGGCTGCGCGCCGGCCGGGCGCAGCACCGGGCCCATCAGCTCCGCCACGATCTCGAACTCGCGCTGGACCCAGTCCGCGCCCTCCCGCACGAGCAGCGGCAGCTGGACGCGCATCGACGGGCGGCGGGCGGCGATGTCGAGGAGGCTCCTGATCGTCGCCACCTCGTCGGGGTGGATCGAACCGGCGACGTCCCGATCGAGGCCGGCCATCGGGTCGCGGCCGTGCGCCGCGTCGACCTGACCGGGGCGCGCGACGCCCTGGGCGACCGCGTCGTCCGCGGCGCCGACACGGGCTGCGAGCTGCAGCCGGCGCTCCCACCGATCCATCCAGCCTCCATCCACGTCCGGGTGACCATCACCCATCGACCAGAACGCAGTGGCCGTGAGCCGTGAGGACGTGTGAACCTCCGCCGGTGCCCCACCACGTGCTGCTCGATGTTTTCACCGATCGACCCTTCACCGGCAACCCGCTCGCCGTCTTCGTCGATCCCGGCGACCTCTCCACGGCCGCCATGCAGGCCCTGGCGCGCGAGCTCAACCTCTCCGAGTCCGTCTTCCTCCGGCCGCCGGCCGACGCGGGCGGCCCCTGGGCCACCCGCATCTTCACCCCTGCCGGCGAGCTGCCCTTCGCCGGCCACCCGACCGTCGGCGCGGCCTGGGCGCTCGCCGCCGGTGGCCACCTCGCGGCCGATCCGACGGGCACGACCACCGTCGTGCTCCGCGAGGGCGTCGGCGACGTGCCGGTCGAGGTCGCCTGGGACGGCGACCGTCCCGCCACCTGCACGGTGTCCGTTCCGGTCCTACCCGTCGGTGGGCCCCCACCGGCGGACCCGGTCCAGATCGCGTCCGCCGTCGGCCTGGAGGTCGAGGCGCTCCACCCCGCGCTGCCGCTCGGGCGGTGGAGCGCCGGGGTCCCGTTCGTCGTCGTGCCGGTGCGCGACCTCGACGCGCTGGCGTCGGCACGACCGCTCGACGGCACGCACGGCGAGATCTACGCCGTCACCCCCATCGGGGACCCGGAGGGCGCGGTGCGCTGGCGGGCGCGCATGTTCGCTCCCGGGTTCGGCATCCCGGAGGACCCGGCGACGGGCGCCGCCGCTGCCGCCTTCGCCGGCTACCTGGCGGAGGTCGCCGACGGCGCGGGGTCGAGCCCACAACGCCGGTGGACGATCGAGCAGGGCGTGGAGATGGGGCGGCCCAGCCGGATCGAGGTCGTCGTCGAGCGCGACGCGACCGGCAGCCTGGCGGCCGTGCGGATCGCCGGCACGGCGGTCGCCGTCGGCGAGGGTCGCCTCGACCTGCCACCCGACACCTGATCCTCGCCCGTGCCGCCGTTGCATCTGTACCAACGGCTTGGTACAAAAGCCGGGTGATCGACGGGTACGACACGGCGGCGTTGCTCACCGGCATCGCGATCTCCTTCGGCGGGGCGGCCGCGATCTGGGCGTGGGCGTGGTGGGCGCCCATCGACGGGCGCGTCCGGCGCTGGGCCGCGGCACGGGCTGTCCCGCTCACCGAGGCGACCCGCCCCTACGTCACCACCCGCATGCGTGCGGCCCGCCGGTGGCGGAGCGCCGGCGTCGGGCTCGCGTGGACCGCACCGCTCCTCTGGGAGCTCGTGCACAGAAGCGCCTACGCCGACCTCGATGCGTGGGTCGTGCCGAGCCTCGCGCTGGCCCTCTACCTCTCGGGCGCCGTCGCCGCCGAGGTCGTCGCCGCCCGCCGACTGCCGCCGGGACGGGCGGCCATGGACGCCCGCGAGGTGGCGGCCTACGTCCCCTCGGCCCTGCTGCGCTGGCCGCCGCGCCTCGCGGTCGCGAGCGTCGTCGTGGCCGGGTGGGCCTGGTCGATCGGCGCGGTCGACGACTCCCGAGCGCATCCTGCGGCCCTCCACGTGGTGGTCGCGGCGGCGGTCCTCGCCGGCGTCGGCGCGAGCCGCTGGATTCCCGGCTACATCGTCTCGCGACGACAGCCGGTCGTCGCCCCCGAGATGACCCGCGCCGACGACGCGCTGCGGTCGTGGTCGGCTCACTCCTGCCTGGGCGCGATCCTCGCCGCCCAGATGGCGCTCCTCGGCCAGCAGGCCTTCGGCCTCGCCTACCAGGTCGGCACGCCGCTGCGGTGGGCGCTCCTCGCCGTCGCGGTGACGTCGATCGCGCTGGCCATCGGCACCTTCCAGGTGGCATCGGGCCCCGACTGGAGGTGGACCGTGCGGCGCGACCTCCCCTCGGGGGCGGGCGGGTGATCCTCGAGGTCGACCACGGCTCCCCGGTGCCGCCGTTCGAGCAGATCCGCAGCCAGGTGGCGGAGGCGATCGCCACCGGTGCGTTGCTCGACGGGAGCACCCTGCCGTCCATCCGCCAGCTCGCCGCCGACCTCGACGTCGCCCCGGGCACGGTCGCCCGCGCCTACCGCGAGCTCGACGCCGCGGGCCTCGTCACCACCGAGGGTCGACGGGGCACCGTCGTCCGGGCGCCCGCGGCGCCGATCCGCCCCTCCTCGGACGAGGGACTCGCCGCGGCGGCGCGTCGCTTCGCCGACGAGGTGCGCGCCCTCGGCGCTCAACCGTCCGACGCGCTCGACGCCGTCAGGGCCGCGCTCGTACCGCCCCGTCGCCCCCTCGGGTCCGATCCGCGTGCTCTGGCACGCGCATCGGACCCAACGGGGCGACCGCACGAGGGCTAGGGGACGAGCACGACCCGGCCGAAGGCCTGGCGCGACTCGATGTGGGCGTGGGCCGCGGCCGCCTCGGCGAGCGGGAACGTGCTGTCGACCACCACGCGCACCTCGCCGGCGGCGACCTCTCGCAGCAGGCGGGCGATGTTGTCGTGGGCACGCGGACCGTGCGCCAGCTCGGCTCCGAGGAACACGCCGGTGATCGACTGGTTCTGTGCCATCAGCAGCCCGGCGTCGAACGGGCGGTCGTCCCGTCCCGCGTTGCCGACGTACGACACCCTCCCCCGGTAGGCGAGCGACCGCACGCT
This portion of the Actinomarinicola tropica genome encodes:
- a CDS encoding ABC1 kinase family protein, which codes for MGRRRAALGPAAVVAALVAAVAVWRVRSRDAAVHRRTRLARNASLARVGGTTAAGYAAHRARRVFAAAERREELDRSFELRTAEQVVATLGNLKGALMKVGQIASYLDQGLPEHVRTALAQLQADAPPMSEELVESALRAELGAGPAELFAEWDPTPIAAASIGQVHRAITRDGRPVAVKVQYPGVDDAIRNDLANADAVFGAMTLLYPGLDPEPIVRELRERIEEELDYRMEAAHQQRFADHYRGHPTIHVPDVLPELSTGRVLTSELSDGVRFDEMLSWSTEERNLAAETIYRYAFGSIYRLGVFNGDPHPGNYLFAPGGRVTFLDYGLVKRFTESDLDGFEQLIQAVVVDPDPGRFRAVVDRLGIVPAAAPISDADVFEYFTHFYEFVRLDGPSTIDDAYASLIVRHMFDATGPYGHVMRAINVPPSFVVIQRINLGLYAIFGQIGATANWRRIAEELWRFTDGPPSTPMGEAIAEWERRRGPTALGTFGPVEDRSVAGD
- a CDS encoding ParA family protein, which codes for MFALAVVNQKGGVGKTTVALGLAAAASLTGRRVLVVDLDPQANATTGLGVFDPAHTVDHVLADERPGSIADIVVPSGWPAPVGTAPDVAPSSPSLANREPQLATDPVGAQDRLHVALSGSDHDLVLIDCPPSLGLLTVNGLFAADRALVVTAPSAWASDGVAQVLTTIDRVGRRRPGGLPVAGIVVNNVGRTRDAAYWHEQLRSDHADLILPSVRQRAAIAEAGAQSLPVHALGGRAGAGEAADEFAALLRAVLAGAAEPQMAATPE
- a CDS encoding putative bifunctional diguanylate cyclase/phosphodiesterase — encoded protein: MDRWERRLQLAARVGAADDAVAQGVARPGQVDAAHGRDPMAGLDRDVAGSIHPDEVATIRSLLDIAARRPSMRVQLPLLVREGADWVQREFEIVAELMGPVLRPAGAQPHRRRRTDADGASPLDRGRVLAELREAIERNAATGVAVLLVDLDRFKRHNDALGEEAGDEILRAVGGRIAETVGRAFSSSIGSDEYLVVLDGVADLARAREVAEKLRLAISRPLAVHGAELVLTATIGVAIGGPGTPPERLLRDADTAVFEGKDHGRDRTEVFDDEMSQRTDRRIESTQTLRRALDDDALELHYQPIVSLDTGVIVGAEALLRIHGQGEGHQLVRPARLIDAAEDLGIVDRLGRFVLERTAAQIATWEPLLAPNRRFRVSVNVSPVQIATPAFTTWVAEALRSADLDPGRLSLELTESIFLDPDPDVDAAVSRLVELGVSFGLDDFGADRSSFGGLRRFPIDFVKLDRAIVADIDSDGTDEVIGESAIGLARQLGFTTVAVGVERESQRDVLRRIGCDAAQGFLFAPPLPPEELAERL
- a CDS encoding PhzF family phenazine biosynthesis protein, which translates into the protein MPHHVLLDVFTDRPFTGNPLAVFVDPGDLSTAAMQALARELNLSESVFLRPPADAGGPWATRIFTPAGELPFAGHPTVGAAWALAAGGHLAADPTGTTTVVLREGVGDVPVEVAWDGDRPATCTVSVPVLPVGGPPPADPVQIASAVGLEVEALHPALPLGRWSAGVPFVVVPVRDLDALASARPLDGTHGEIYAVTPIGDPEGAVRWRARMFAPGFGIPEDPATGAAAAAFAGYLAEVADGAGSSPQRRWTIEQGVEMGRPSRIEVVVERDATGSLAAVRIAGTAVAVGEGRLDLPPDT
- a CDS encoding GntR family transcriptional regulator, encoding MILEVDHGSPVPPFEQIRSQVAEAIATGALLDGSTLPSIRQLAADLDVAPGTVARAYRELDAAGLVTTEGRRGTVVRAPAAPIRPSSDEGLAAAARRFADEVRALGAQPSDALDAVRAALVPPRRPLGSDPRALARASDPTGRPHEG